In Candidatus Cohnella colombiensis, one DNA window encodes the following:
- a CDS encoding C40 family peptidase, whose amino-acid sequence MNNNHRFSKKFLSIALSATIGLSAIAAGQAQPVAAATVTTSKATKIINLGDNYLGVKYKFGASTNITSAFDCSSFTKYIFGKYGVKLPRVSSAQAKVGKYVSKSNLKKGDLVFFSTARTGKKIGHVAVYAGNNKILHTYGKPGVTFSNLNSSHWKSHYVTARRVL is encoded by the coding sequence ATGAATAACAATCATCGTTTCTCCAAGAAATTTCTTAGTATTGCACTTAGCGCTACAATCGGGTTATCTGCAATTGCAGCTGGACAAGCCCAACCCGTTGCCGCGGCAACTGTTACAACGAGCAAAGCAACAAAAATAATTAATTTAGGCGATAATTATTTAGGAGTAAAATATAAATTTGGTGCATCTACGAACATTACTTCTGCATTCGACTGCTCCAGCTTCACGAAATATATCTTTGGTAAATATGGTGTGAAATTGCCTCGAGTCTCAAGTGCGCAAGCTAAGGTCGGTAAATATGTTTCAAAGAGCAACCTGAAAAAGGGTGATCTTGTTTTCTTTTCAACAGCACGAACAGGAAAGAAGATTGGACATGTTGCAGTTTACGCCGGGAACAACAAAATTCTTCATACCTACGGTAAGCCTGGAGTAACGTTCTCGAACTTGAACTCTAGCCACTGGAAGTCTCACTATGTGACTGCTCGCCGTGTATTATAA
- a CDS encoding Ger(x)C family spore germination protein: MRILFKHLLRLQLILMPLLLVSGCWDYKELQKMNYITTLAIDYKDNQYTLYLQSLDFSSIAKQESGKSQSNPKNSFVKATGSSISEAFFKIFKAEQLRIFLGHVISIVLTKEALLQIGPIDLTDLIDRYREVRYNVWLFGSEEKIEDILNINLPYGYPLNDSVLLNPMTTYRQDSYIKPIYMFRFITEFNEAGKTVAMPILSLDKNQWTESGKPLTLLKMTGDYYFHSKKFVGQLTDEQLMGKRFLSHNVYRFLLKINGSTGEKPILFLITEPKFKIDYTVESNTVLYNLKIVVKAHLEEMLENLDDEMMIRKIKDEVEKEILTTFQNGKAIGADVLSLNDHLYRYHHQDWTKYLKDKEGQDATQIRDINVKVIIVDSGKYKARTAD; this comes from the coding sequence ATGCGAATACTGTTCAAGCATCTGTTGCGATTACAGCTGATTCTCATGCCCTTACTCCTCGTATCTGGATGCTGGGACTACAAAGAACTGCAGAAGATGAACTACATTACAACGCTTGCAATTGATTACAAGGACAACCAATATACATTGTATTTACAATCTTTAGATTTTTCTAGCATTGCGAAGCAAGAGTCGGGGAAATCACAATCTAACCCGAAAAATTCATTTGTCAAAGCGACTGGATCATCGATTTCGGAAGCATTCTTTAAGATCTTTAAAGCTGAACAACTAAGGATCTTTCTTGGACATGTCATTTCAATTGTGTTGACTAAAGAGGCGTTGCTACAAATTGGTCCTATAGATTTGACTGACCTTATAGACCGATATAGAGAAGTACGATACAATGTCTGGCTATTCGGTTCAGAGGAAAAAATAGAAGATATATTGAACATTAATCTACCTTATGGATATCCATTGAATGATTCAGTGCTTCTGAACCCTATGACTACGTATAGGCAGGATTCCTATATTAAGCCTATCTATATGTTTCGCTTTATTACAGAATTTAACGAAGCCGGGAAAACCGTTGCAATGCCGATCTTATCTCTAGATAAGAATCAGTGGACAGAATCCGGCAAGCCTTTAACTCTTTTGAAGATGACTGGTGATTATTATTTTCATAGCAAAAAATTTGTTGGGCAACTCACGGATGAACAGCTAATGGGAAAGAGATTCCTTAGTCACAATGTTTACCGATTTCTTTTGAAGATTAATGGTAGTACAGGGGAAAAGCCGATCCTTTTTTTAATCACCGAGCCCAAATTTAAGATTGATTATACTGTCGAATCAAATACTGTATTGTATAATCTTAAAATTGTTGTGAAAGCACACCTCGAGGAAATGTTAGAAAACTTGGACGATGAAATGATGATTCGCAAAATAAAGGATGAGGTAGAGAAAGAAATTCTAACGACTTTCCAAAATGGTAAGGCGATTGGCGCGGATGTGTTAAGTTTGAATGATCATTTGTATCGCTATCACCATCAGGATTGGACGAAGTATCTCAAAGACAAGGAGGGTCAGGATGCGACTCAAATCCGTGATATCAATGTCAAAGTAATCATAGTGGATTCCGGCAAGTACAAAGCCAGAACCGCTGACTAG
- a CDS encoding spore germination protein, with the protein MNNSLLGMVNNYKLCNDITHYNHDFDVNIQITLIYCDAMCERTRIDREVLPELYRLYQLNSFSSIEAIEMDKKIPFDLIEQWEMETLDSLLFSGKIVISFNHLNKGYSLSIANLPNRKTEETNIEVAIRGPKDGLVEDIETNIGLIRKRLPVASVSIEKFSIGTITKTKVGLIYHNDKINKETLTSIRDKLRQTEKKIEELISANQLEELISDAPYTLFPLTVYTGRPDFIASCLLRGRFIVLIDGVPGAMVAPINLFMLLKTPEDTHFNYISASFGRLLRLLSLISSIFLPSFYVALTSYHQDQIPFGLLATITITRFGIPLSVPLEMFLILLLLEIFKEAGFRLPSAIGQTLTVVGGIIIGDAAIRAGLISPTMIVVAAMSIVASSTLVSQTLTGAVSILRFFAVIFSSVLGMYGFMMSLLFFTVYLTKLYSFGVPYLAPISPITMKDIIRSLIMVPSKFKPRIPKYLKKNK; encoded by the coding sequence ATGAACAATTCTCTTCTTGGTATGGTCAATAATTATAAGCTGTGCAATGACATCACTCATTATAATCACGATTTTGATGTAAACATTCAAATTACGTTGATTTATTGTGATGCGATGTGCGAAAGAACGAGAATCGATCGAGAAGTACTTCCTGAGCTGTATCGCCTTTATCAATTGAATAGTTTCAGTAGCATCGAAGCCATTGAGATGGACAAAAAAATACCGTTTGACCTCATTGAGCAATGGGAAATGGAAACTTTAGATTCTCTGCTCTTTTCTGGGAAGATCGTAATCAGTTTTAATCATTTGAATAAAGGTTACAGCTTATCCATCGCCAATCTACCTAATAGGAAAACGGAAGAAACGAATATTGAAGTGGCGATCCGTGGACCTAAGGATGGTCTAGTTGAAGATATTGAGACGAATATCGGATTAATTCGCAAACGCCTTCCAGTCGCAAGCGTATCCATCGAAAAGTTCAGTATTGGAACGATAACGAAGACGAAAGTCGGCCTAATTTATCATAATGATAAAATCAATAAGGAAACATTAACAAGCATTCGAGACAAGCTTCGACAAACCGAGAAAAAAATTGAGGAATTGATTAGTGCCAATCAGCTTGAAGAATTAATTTCTGATGCACCGTACACTTTATTTCCTTTAACGGTTTATACGGGTCGGCCTGATTTTATTGCATCCTGCTTATTAAGAGGACGATTTATCGTGTTAATTGATGGGGTACCCGGTGCGATGGTGGCTCCAATCAATTTATTTATGCTGCTAAAAACGCCTGAAGATACTCATTTTAACTACATCTCTGCTTCCTTCGGAAGACTGTTGAGACTTTTAAGTCTCATCAGTTCAATATTTTTGCCAAGCTTTTATGTAGCACTTACGAGCTATCATCAAGACCAGATTCCATTCGGATTACTCGCAACTATAACGATAACCCGCTTTGGTATACCTTTATCCGTTCCTCTAGAAATGTTCCTTATCCTCCTGCTTTTAGAAATTTTCAAGGAAGCTGGCTTCCGGCTTCCTTCAGCGATTGGTCAAACCTTAACTGTTGTTGGTGGCATTATTATTGGAGATGCTGCGATCCGAGCAGGACTGATCTCTCCGACGATGATCGTCGTTGCAGCAATGTCAATCGTAGCAAGTTCGACACTTGTGAGCCAAACGTTAACTGGAGCCGTTAGCATTCTTCGCTTCTTTGCCGTAATATTCTCTTCCGTGTTAGGGATGTATGGTTTTATGATGTCACTTTTGTTTTTTACTGTATATTTAACAAAATTATACTCCTTCGGAGTGCCTTACCTGGCCCCTATTTCACCTATAACGATGAAGGATATCATAAGATCGCTTATTATGGTCCCCTCTAAGTTTAAACCACGAATTCCAAAATATTTAAAAAAAAATAAATGA
- a CDS encoding endospore germination permease: protein MNNEKYSFLQISCIAMLSVGLLNHVLAIPVILDVSGRDSWIAVIVSTILFIPVFIMIGYMMRKTDQQQIFDWLKSHYGKFISMFFMIIFSIILFSSSALALLDMTNWTTTSYLPNTPKTVVSLVFIALIYYAVSGGFRTIAFASSILLPFVILLGEFVMISNIPYKDYSLLLPILEHGSKPVWNGIMYSSSGFIELILFILVQHQLRKTVKKRHMLYIGLIVSGLTLGPLMGAIAEFGPAEASMQRYPAYEEWRLVTLGKYVEHLDFLSIFQWMSGAFIRTSIFLIFSTKFYSKPKLFLYIYMALLIGAVVYPFGDIALQETFKRVYFPIYFFSLFTCFIILFLMILFSKKSTVVKQT from the coding sequence TTGAACAACGAAAAGTACTCTTTCCTGCAAATTAGCTGTATTGCGATGCTTTCAGTCGGATTATTGAACCATGTTCTTGCCATACCTGTAATACTTGATGTATCTGGTCGTGATTCTTGGATAGCGGTTATTGTTTCAACGATTCTATTCATTCCCGTCTTCATCATGATTGGATATATGATGAGAAAAACCGATCAACAGCAAATCTTCGACTGGTTGAAATCTCATTATGGGAAATTTATATCTATGTTTTTTATGATTATATTTTCCATTATTCTGTTTTCCTCGTCCGCATTAGCTTTACTTGATATGACGAATTGGACTACAACCTCCTACCTACCGAATACACCCAAAACTGTCGTCTCCCTTGTCTTTATAGCGCTAATTTATTATGCAGTTTCTGGTGGGTTCCGAACAATCGCGTTTGCATCCTCTATTTTACTCCCCTTTGTTATACTGCTCGGAGAATTTGTTATGATCAGTAACATCCCCTATAAAGATTATAGCTTATTACTGCCAATTCTCGAGCATGGAAGTAAGCCTGTCTGGAATGGAATAATGTATAGCAGTTCAGGTTTTATAGAGTTGATTTTATTTATCCTCGTACAACATCAGCTCCGCAAAACAGTAAAAAAACGTCATATGTTATACATCGGTTTAATTGTATCAGGTTTAACTTTGGGTCCTCTAATGGGAGCAATTGCAGAATTCGGTCCGGCAGAAGCAAGTATGCAACGCTATCCTGCTTATGAGGAATGGAGACTTGTTACACTTGGTAAATATGTAGAGCATCTTGATTTCTTATCCATTTTCCAATGGATGAGTGGTGCATTTATTCGCACGAGTATTTTCCTCATTTTCTCGACTAAATTTTATAGTAAACCCAAGTTGTTTTTATATATTTATATGGCATTACTCATCGGTGCAGTTGTATATCCTTTTGGTGATATCGCTCTTCAAGAAACTTTTAAACGGGTATATTTCCCAATATACTTTTTTTCATTATTTACCTGCTTCATTATTCTTTTCTTGATGATCTTGTTTTCAAAAAAATCAACTGTGGTGAAACAAACATGA
- a CDS encoding MBL fold metallo-hydrolase produces the protein MQLTFLGTGDSLGTPRVYCDCQVCVEARLTGMNRRYRSSLWLEEKDLPPLLLDCGPDWRIQMEAIGRRKVTQALITHAHMDHIAGLTEWADSCRWQEEQASIFAPLEVLNEVRTRYPWVENQLKMYNIDNGMSYGKWRIWPWRVNHGKNGYSYAYRFDHQEDGQSWVYCSDAINLTVEQLVPMQNVSLLVLGTSYVKEAFEMETRSVYDMHEGLQLAAETHSKRVIFTHLSHDVNVDMDMDYKLPSHVTLAKTGMKVEI, from the coding sequence ATGCAGTTAACTTTTCTAGGAACTGGCGATTCTTTAGGTACGCCGAGAGTATATTGTGATTGTCAGGTATGTGTAGAAGCTCGATTAACCGGGATGAATCGTCGCTATCGTTCATCTTTGTGGCTAGAGGAGAAGGATCTTCCGCCCTTGCTGTTAGATTGTGGGCCAGATTGGCGAATTCAGATGGAAGCGATTGGAAGGCGAAAAGTAACACAAGCACTCATTACTCACGCACATATGGATCATATAGCAGGATTGACCGAATGGGCAGATAGCTGTCGCTGGCAAGAAGAACAAGCATCTATTTTCGCTCCATTAGAAGTGTTGAATGAGGTTCGTACTCGTTATCCGTGGGTAGAAAATCAACTTAAGATGTATAACATTGATAATGGGATGAGTTATGGGAAGTGGAGAATTTGGCCATGGAGAGTGAATCATGGGAAGAACGGCTATTCCTATGCTTATCGGTTCGATCATCAAGAGGATGGACAATCGTGGGTGTACTGCTCCGATGCGATAAATTTAACAGTAGAACAACTAGTTCCGATGCAGAACGTGTCCCTGCTCGTACTAGGGACAAGCTATGTCAAAGAAGCATTCGAGATGGAAACTCGATCTGTTTATGACATGCACGAAGGATTGCAGCTTGCGGCTGAAACCCATTCGAAACGGGTGATCTTCACCCATCTGTCCCATGATGTGAATGTGGATATGGATATGGATTATAAACTCCCTTCCCATGTGACACTTGCAAAAACGGGGATGAAGGTAGAGATTTAA
- a CDS encoding thiamine diphosphokinase, producing MAFNRAVIVTGGNVGGWIVPLLKQSDYLIGADRGALFLVKHSRPPHLALGDFDSVSSDELNLIQQQAGELHQVDSIDKDWSDTELALREAIKRNYQNIVIMGGLGTRFDHSLANVHLLVQANEQQSNVKLVDEHNEIQLCTSELNIDADSSYPYVSLLPLSPEVTGVTLEGFRYPLHQATLKLGWSLGVSNVLVEPYGSIHIQSGQLLVIRSRD from the coding sequence ATGGCATTCAATCGTGCTGTAATCGTAACTGGAGGAAATGTTGGGGGCTGGATCGTCCCCCTTCTGAAGCAATCGGACTACCTCATCGGTGCCGACCGAGGCGCATTGTTTCTTGTAAAGCATAGTCGTCCCCCACATCTTGCACTAGGTGACTTCGATTCTGTCAGTTCAGATGAGCTCAACCTCATTCAACAACAAGCAGGCGAGTTACATCAAGTCGATTCCATTGACAAAGATTGGAGTGATACAGAACTCGCACTCAGAGAAGCGATTAAACGAAATTATCAGAACATCGTAATAATGGGCGGATTAGGAACTCGCTTCGACCATAGCTTGGCTAATGTCCACCTACTTGTTCAAGCCAATGAACAACAATCAAATGTCAAACTCGTTGACGAGCATAATGAAATCCAATTGTGCACGAGTGAGTTAAATATAGACGCCGACTCATCTTACCCATATGTCTCTCTTCTCCCATTATCACCTGAGGTTACGGGAGTAACTTTAGAAGGTTTTCGGTACCCGCTTCACCAAGCGACTTTGAAGCTGGGCTGGTCACTAGGTGTAAGTAATGTGCTCGTTGAACCGTATGGGTCCATTCATATTCAGTCAGGGCAGCTCCTCGTTATTCGAAGTCGAGATTAA
- a CDS encoding trimeric intracellular cation channel family protein, with the protein MTGLDNDVFYALSLIGTIAFAVSGAIVAMEEDYDILGLFVLGMVTAFGGGVIRNLLIGIPITTLWSQGLLFRIAAFSILIVFFLPMRWIDHWKKGEAFFDAIGLSAFAIQGALYAWQSKMPFSAIMVAAMLTGIGGGMIRDIMAGRKPLVLRDEIYAVWALAAGLVIGLGHFQKAWELYVLFVLVVVFRMLSVIYKWKLPRRSLHQTGQEQKGVQG; encoded by the coding sequence TTGACAGGTTTAGACAATGATGTATTTTATGCATTGAGCTTGATCGGTACAATTGCATTCGCAGTCAGTGGAGCGATCGTAGCTATGGAAGAGGACTACGACATCTTAGGGTTGTTTGTGCTAGGGATGGTGACCGCTTTCGGTGGTGGTGTTATACGCAATCTGCTAATTGGTATTCCAATTACAACACTATGGAGTCAGGGGTTGTTGTTTAGAATTGCTGCGTTCTCGATACTGATTGTATTCTTCCTTCCGATGCGATGGATTGATCATTGGAAAAAGGGTGAGGCATTTTTCGACGCGATTGGGTTATCTGCATTTGCGATACAAGGAGCACTATACGCATGGCAGTCGAAGATGCCTTTTAGTGCGATCATGGTTGCAGCGATGCTTACAGGAATCGGTGGCGGTATGATTCGTGATATTATGGCTGGTAGAAAGCCTTTGGTGCTTCGTGATGAAATATATGCAGTTTGGGCGTTGGCTGCAGGTTTAGTCATTGGACTTGGTCATTTTCAGAAAGCATGGGAATTATACGTGCTTTTCGTACTTGTCGTCGTCTTCAGAATGTTATCAGTCATTTACAAGTGGAAGCTTCCACGACGTTCACTACATCAGACAGGTCAAGAACAAAAAGGGGTGCAGGGATGA
- a CDS encoding low molecular weight phosphotyrosine protein phosphatase has product MKYSVLFVCLGNICRSPMAEAVLRRQLRDHGLADVVTVDSAGTGDWHIGHSPHEGTRAILDQYSISYEGMKARQLDTNDREQFDLIVAMDSNNERDIRNRLGSSGRCEIIRFLSLLPEKGIVDVPDPYYSGNFDEVYSLVNDGCEKLIEYIRMKITGKSQK; this is encoded by the coding sequence ATGAAATACTCAGTATTATTCGTTTGTTTAGGCAACATCTGTCGTTCGCCGATGGCAGAAGCGGTGTTGCGCAGGCAACTCCGAGATCACGGATTAGCGGATGTTGTGACCGTTGATTCTGCAGGTACTGGAGATTGGCATATTGGTCATTCCCCTCATGAAGGTACACGCGCCATATTGGACCAATATTCAATTTCTTATGAAGGTATGAAAGCAAGACAGCTTGATACTAACGATCGGGAACAATTCGATTTAATCGTCGCGATGGATTCGAACAATGAAAGAGACATTCGTAATCGGCTAGGAAGCTCTGGCCGCTGTGAAATCATTCGGTTTTTAAGCTTACTTCCAGAGAAGGGCATCGTTGATGTGCCCGACCCGTACTATTCAGGCAATTTCGATGAGGTGTACAGTCTTGTAAACGATGGATGCGAGAAGCTCATTGAGTATATTCGGATGAAAATAACGGGGAAGTCTCAAAAGTGA
- a CDS encoding DUF817 domain-containing protein has translation MKPIIQLLHFGYHQAMSCIFPVAIFGTLILSSVIEVPFIHRYDLILLTLLGVQFFMYFSGLETRDEIKVICVFHIIGLVLELYKVWMGSWSYPEPGYTKLLGVPLYSGFMYASVASFMCQVWRRLRMDMTGWPGLTSSVLLGGAIYLNFFTHHFIPDFRWWLTALVFIVFWKTWIIYRVRTVTYRMPLTLVFIIVGFFIWLAENIATFFDAWKYPDQQQSWQLVGVSKISSWFLLVIISVIIVAQLKIC, from the coding sequence TTGAAACCTATCATACAATTACTGCATTTTGGCTATCATCAGGCGATGAGCTGCATATTTCCTGTAGCTATCTTTGGAACTTTAATTCTATCAAGTGTAATTGAGGTACCTTTCATTCATCGTTATGATCTCATTCTACTAACATTGCTTGGAGTGCAGTTCTTCATGTACTTTAGCGGTTTAGAGACACGGGATGAAATCAAAGTAATTTGTGTATTTCATATTATTGGTTTGGTGCTGGAGTTATATAAGGTATGGATGGGATCATGGTCATACCCTGAGCCTGGATATACGAAGCTGCTCGGCGTCCCGCTTTATAGTGGATTTATGTATGCAAGTGTAGCGAGCTTTATGTGCCAGGTATGGCGGAGACTGCGAATGGACATGACCGGTTGGCCTGGGCTTACGTCCTCGGTGCTACTTGGAGGAGCCATCTATTTGAACTTTTTCACACATCATTTTATTCCCGATTTTCGCTGGTGGCTGACGGCTCTTGTGTTTATTGTCTTCTGGAAAACATGGATCATATATCGGGTAAGGACTGTAACTTATCGAATGCCCTTAACGCTTGTCTTTATCATCGTAGGCTTCTTCATCTGGCTAGCTGAAAATATCGCCACATTTTTTGATGCTTGGAAATATCCTGACCAGCAACAAAGCTGGCAGTTGGTTGGTGTCAGTAAGATTAGCTCATGGTTCCTTCTCGTAATCATTAGTGTCATTATCGTTGCGCAACTTAAAATATGTTAA
- a CDS encoding alpha/beta hydrolase-fold protein: protein MSNNPLFKRTIHKHEVPSYILSEQTRSIRVYLPPGYQPWISYPVVYCQDGEDFFNFGRIATHTQKLILENDWEPYIIVGVDVDKKLRTAEYSPDGDRNERYVKFFAEELVPWMETNYPVRDDPTDRILAGDSLGGTVSLSIALRYPSMFHRIISLSGAFYDVSIEEIKQAHTLSHLHMWMNVGLQENNFSSDRGTFDFVALNRMAKQELTLKGAKIKYIEKDGEHKWGFWQVELPDALGAFLGPTPHRFE, encoded by the coding sequence ATGTCTAACAATCCATTATTCAAAAGAACGATTCATAAACACGAAGTGCCAAGTTATATTCTGTCCGAACAAACGCGTTCAATTCGTGTATATTTACCACCAGGGTATCAACCATGGATCAGTTACCCTGTCGTCTATTGTCAGGACGGCGAGGACTTCTTCAACTTCGGGAGAATTGCAACACATACACAAAAACTCATATTAGAGAACGATTGGGAACCGTACATCATCGTCGGTGTCGATGTCGATAAGAAATTACGAACTGCTGAATATTCTCCTGATGGTGACCGTAACGAGCGATATGTAAAGTTTTTTGCAGAAGAATTAGTTCCTTGGATGGAAACCAATTACCCTGTAAGAGACGATCCGACAGACCGAATACTTGCTGGTGATTCTCTCGGTGGAACCGTATCGTTATCGATCGCTTTGCGCTATCCTTCGATGTTTCATCGCATCATTTCTCTGTCCGGGGCGTTCTATGATGTCTCAATCGAAGAAATCAAGCAAGCCCACACATTAAGTCACTTGCATATGTGGATGAACGTTGGCCTGCAAGAAAATAATTTTTCATCGGATCGTGGTACATTTGACTTTGTCGCATTGAATCGAATGGCGAAGCAAGAGTTAACTCTTAAAGGAGCAAAGATAAAATATATCGAAAAAGACGGAGAGCATAAATGGGGTTTTTGGCAAGTGGAGCTTCCTGATGCATTAGGAGCCTTTCTCGGGCCAACTCCGCATCGCTTTGAATAA
- the pdhA gene encoding pyruvate dehydrogenase (acetyl-transferring) E1 component subunit alpha, which translates to MSKVSMEAPASTTGQFAHEVRSEDVTPLQVLSLEGELINPERMPKLSDEQLKEIMYRMVFTRAWDDRAINLGRQGRLGFYAPVSGQEATMVGSEYALTKDDFVCPGYRDMPQIVWHGLPLYQAFLYSRGHQHGGQIPQDVNVLMPQIIIGAQILHATGIAMGYKLKNEKRVAITYTGDGGSSEGDFYEGLNFAGAFKLPAIYFVQNNGYAITTPFSKQTGAQSIAHKALAAGIRGVQIDGMDVLAVISAVQEAAEIGRNGGGATLIEGLTYRYRPHSMADDPTKYRSKEEEQEWSLKDPLVRFGKYLASKGLWSDEDTARVREEAKSTVNEQIKKAEQTEKMTVAGLIDSMFEHTPPHLEEQKADFQ; encoded by the coding sequence ATGAGTAAAGTATCTATGGAAGCACCGGCAAGCACGACCGGACAATTCGCGCACGAGGTTAGATCTGAGGATGTAACTCCTCTTCAAGTATTGTCTCTTGAAGGCGAATTGATCAATCCGGAACGTATGCCAAAGCTGTCTGATGAGCAGTTGAAGGAAATTATGTATCGCATGGTATTTACGCGTGCTTGGGACGATCGTGCGATTAACCTTGGTCGTCAAGGACGTCTTGGCTTCTACGCACCGGTATCTGGTCAAGAAGCGACAATGGTCGGAAGCGAATATGCGCTGACTAAAGATGATTTTGTATGCCCAGGCTATCGTGATATGCCACAAATCGTATGGCATGGATTACCATTGTACCAAGCATTCCTATATTCACGTGGACATCAACATGGCGGCCAAATTCCGCAAGATGTTAATGTACTTATGCCACAAATTATTATCGGCGCACAAATTTTGCATGCTACAGGTATTGCAATGGGCTACAAGCTGAAGAACGAGAAGCGTGTAGCGATTACGTATACAGGTGATGGCGGTTCGTCAGAAGGCGACTTCTACGAAGGCTTGAATTTTGCGGGTGCGTTTAAGCTTCCAGCAATTTATTTTGTCCAAAATAATGGCTATGCGATTACGACGCCATTCTCTAAGCAAACAGGTGCTCAATCCATCGCGCACAAAGCATTAGCTGCTGGAATTCGCGGTGTTCAAATTGACGGTATGGACGTTCTTGCAGTCATCTCGGCTGTTCAAGAAGCGGCAGAGATCGGTCGTAATGGTGGAGGCGCAACGTTAATCGAGGGCTTAACGTATCGTTACCGTCCACATTCCATGGCTGATGATCCAACGAAGTATCGTTCAAAGGAAGAAGAGCAGGAGTGGAGCTTGAAAGATCCGCTTGTACGTTTTGGTAAGTATTTGGCAAGCAAAGGCTTGTGGTCCGATGAAGATACTGCACGTGTTAGAGAAGAAGCGAAGAGCACAGTAAATGAGCAAATCAAGAAGGCTGAACAAACAGAGAAGATGACGGTAGCAGGTCTAATTGATTCGATGTTCGAACATACGCCACCGCATCTGGAAGAGCAAAAAGCCGATTTTCAATGA
- a CDS encoding alpha-ketoacid dehydrogenase subunit beta has protein sequence MAQMNMKEAIRDAMRVELKRDTNVVVFGEDVGKVGGVFRATEGLQGEFGENRVFDTPLAESAIGGLAVGLGIQGFRPVAEIQFVGFIYEALDQMFVQAARMRYRSGGRYNSPIVFRTPFGGGVKAAELHTDSLEGLAIQTPGIKVIVPSNPYDAKGLLISAIRDNDPVFFMEHLNLYHAFRDEVPEEDYTVPIGKAKIVREGKDVTIIAYGLMVHTAMKAAAELEKSGVQAEVIDLRTLVPLDIDTIVASIQKTNRAIVVQEAQKSSGAAAEIIAQINEKAILHLEAPVLRCAGPDTVYPFAQIEDAWLPSIARIVKTANQVLQF, from the coding sequence ATGGCTCAAATGAATATGAAAGAAGCAATTCGTGATGCGATGCGCGTTGAATTGAAACGCGACACGAATGTAGTAGTATTCGGCGAAGACGTAGGTAAAGTTGGTGGCGTATTCCGTGCTACGGAAGGGCTACAAGGCGAATTTGGAGAAAATCGTGTATTCGATACTCCGCTCGCTGAATCTGCAATTGGAGGACTTGCGGTCGGGTTAGGAATTCAAGGTTTCCGTCCGGTTGCTGAAATCCAATTCGTTGGATTTATCTATGAAGCGTTGGATCAAATGTTTGTTCAAGCTGCTCGGATGAGATATCGTTCTGGTGGACGCTATAATTCCCCAATTGTATTCCGTACACCGTTCGGTGGTGGTGTTAAAGCTGCTGAATTGCACACGGACTCGTTGGAAGGATTAGCGATTCAAACACCCGGCATTAAAGTAATCGTTCCTTCTAATCCATACGATGCTAAGGGCTTGTTGATCTCAGCTATTCGCGACAATGATCCTGTATTTTTCATGGAGCATTTGAACTTGTATCATGCATTCCGTGACGAAGTACCGGAAGAAGATTACACAGTACCAATCGGTAAAGCAAAAATCGTCCGTGAAGGTAAAGATGTTACGATTATCGCTTACGGCTTAATGGTACACACTGCAATGAAAGCAGCTGCTGAATTAGAGAAAAGCGGTGTGCAAGCGGAAGTTATCGATTTGCGTACGTTGGTTCCATTGGATATCGATACAATCGTTGCTTCTATTCAGAAGACGAATCGTGCGATTGTTGTACAAGAAGCACAAAAATCATCAGGTGCAGCAGCAGAAATTATTGCCCAAATTAATGAAAAAGCTATTCTGCATCTGGAAGCGCCAGTACTTCGCTGTGCAGGACCTGATACAGTATATCCGTTCGCACAAATTGAGGATGCGTGGCTTCCATCAATCGCTCGTATAGTTAAAACAGCAAATCAAGTGCTTCAGTTCTAA